In a genomic window of Sarcophilus harrisii chromosome 4, mSarHar1.11, whole genome shotgun sequence:
- the LOC100916571 gene encoding olfactory receptor 2W3-like produces MSNKSSLEKFILLGFSDRPWLEHILFVIVLIFYLITLIGNIIIILVSQLDTRLHTPMYFFLTNLSFLDLCFTTSSIPQLLFNLGGHNKSISFLGCAIQLFMFLGLGGTECILLAVMAYDRFTAICKPLHYTVIMHPQICVQLVAVSWGLGLLNSLVMSPITMKLPRCGRHQVKHFLCEMPALIKMACVDTVAIESTVFILSVIIVLVPLSLILVSYGFITQTVLRIKSAAGRKKAFNTCGSHLSVVSLFYGNIIYIYMQPGNTSSQDQGKFLTLFYNLVTPMLNPLIYTLRNKEVKSALKKLFWKKSD; encoded by the coding sequence ATGAGCAACAAAAGTTCCCTGGAAAAATTCATCTTGTTGGGTTTCTCTGATCGGCCTTGGCTAGAGCATATCCTTTTTGTTATAGTGTTAATCTTTTACTTAATTACTTTGATTGGCAACATCATCATTATCTTAGTCTCCCAATTAGACACCCGGCTGCATACTCCTATGTACTTTTTCCTTACCAACCTCTCTTTTTTGGATCTTTGTTTCACTACCAGTTCCATCCCTCAACTTCTCTTCAACTTGGGAGGCCATAATAAGAGTATTAGCTTCTTAGGTTGTGccatccaactcttcatgttcCTTGGATTAGGGGGTACAGAATGTATCCTCTTGGCTGTCATGGCTTATGATCGCTTCACTGCCATTTGCAAACCCCTCCATTACACTGTGATAATGCACCCCCAGATCTGTGTGCAGCTGGTGGCTGTGTCTTGGGGCCTTGGACTCCTTAACTCTCTAGTTATGTCtcctataacaatgaaattacCTAGATGTGGAAGACATCAAGTGAAACATTTCCTATGTGAGATGCCAGCATTAATTAAGATGGCCTGTGTGGATACAGTGGCTATTGAAAGCACAGTTTTCATCTTATCTGTAATAATTGTCTTAGTGCCTCTCTCACTTATTCTTGTTTCTTATGGATTCATTACCCAAACAGTTCTGAGGATTAAGTCAGCTGCAGGTCGGAAAAAGGCCTTCAATACTTGTGGGTCCCACCTCAGTGTGGTCTCacttttttatggaaatattatctacatttatatGCAACCAGGGAATACTTCCTCTCAAGACCAGGGAAAGTTCCTTACCCTCTTTTACAATTTGGTGACTCCTATGTTGAACCCTCTTATTTATACTCTTAGGAATAAGGAAGTGAAATCTgcattaaagaaattattttggaaaaaatcagACTAA
- the LOC100931324 gene encoding LOW QUALITY PROTEIN: olfactory receptor 2Y1 (The sequence of the model RefSeq protein was modified relative to this genomic sequence to represent the inferred CDS: inserted 2 bases in 2 codons; deleted 3 bases in 2 codons): MGLLSLENTNFILLGFSDWPHLELLFVVILIFYLLTLVGNTVIIVLSHCSLXLHTPMYFFRCHLSFLDLCYTISTVPQLLVNLHGAHQIITYGGCVTQLFITLALGSAECVLLVGMAFDHYVAVCQPFQCTTTMQPWLCFLLATISWFGGFVNSVAQTGLXITILLCGLHYLDHFFCEMPVFLKLACKDREQTKVKMFVARVIILVLPASFTLGSYICVVHTVLNIKSTARQRKAFETCGSHLMVVFLFYGSAICTCLQPIHRYSTSHGKFAALFYTIMTSMLNPLIYTLRNKDMKAALRKVIKSKEHWDRGNNEALPLINC; the protein is encoded by the exons ATGGGCCTCCTCTCTTTGGAAAACACCA ACTTCATTTTGTTGGGATTCTCAGATTGGCCCCATCTGGAACTTCTCTTTGTGGTTATCTTGATCTTTTACCTCTTAACCTTGGTTGGCAACACAGTCATCATTGTCTTGTCTCATTGTTCTC AGCTTCACACCCCTATGTATTTCTTTCGCTGTCATCTCTCTTTC TTAGACCTTTGCTACACAATTAGCACTGTCCCTCAACTGCTGGTTAATCTGCATGGAGCTCACCAGATCATCACTTATGGAGGTTGTGTGACTCAACTCTTTATTACTCTTGCCCTAGGTTCTGCTGAATGTGTTCTTCTGGTAGGGATGGCTTTTGATCATTATGTTGCTGTCTGTCAGCCTTTCCAGTGCACTACCACCATGCAACCCTGGCTCTGCTTTCTGCTTGCTACTATCTCCTGGTTTGGAGGTTTTGTCAACTCAGTGGCACAGACGGGCT TGATAACTATTCTTCTCTGTGGCCTACATTATTTGgaccat tttttctgtgaaatgcCTGTATTCTTAAAGTTGGCATGTAAGGATAGAGAacagacaaaagtcaagatgttTGTAGCCCGGGTCATCATTTTGGTATTACCTGCCTCATTTACCTTGGGCTCCTATATATGTGTAGTACACACAGTACTGAATATTAAGTCAACAGCAAGACAAAGAAAAGCATTTGAGACATGTGGGTCTCATCTCATGGTAGTCTTTCTTTTCTATGGATCTGCCATCTGTACTTGTCTCCAACCCATTCATAGATACTCCACAAGTCATGGGAAGTTTGCTGCTCTCTTTTATACTATCATGACTTCAATGCTCAACCCTCTTATTTATACTCTGAGGAATAAGGATATGAAGGCAGCTTTGAGGAAAGTGATAAAAAGTAAAGAACACTGGGATAGAGGAAACAATGAAGCGCTTCCACTAATAAACTGTTAG